One genomic window of Arthrobacter sp. KBS0703 includes the following:
- a CDS encoding WhiB family transcriptional regulator yields the protein MGQVERIHEEAVVAGQATAKYRSRGVPSDWYVDPADPDAAERYNLDTTASLQDQATAFLAEHEALLGGRPELDEDLSDPPMELRTPGAGTLTQPVWIGLPREQDFDDEGELGWQTDALCAQTDPEAFFPEKGGSTRDAKKVCGACNVRSQCLEYALANDERFGIWGGLSERERRRLRKRAV from the coding sequence ATGGGGCAAGTTGAGCGTATCCATGAGGAAGCCGTTGTGGCCGGCCAGGCCACTGCAAAATACCGCTCGCGGGGCGTGCCGAGTGACTGGTACGTAGATCCGGCTGATCCGGATGCCGCCGAGCGGTACAACTTGGACACCACTGCGTCGTTGCAGGACCAGGCCACCGCGTTCCTGGCAGAGCATGAAGCACTGCTGGGCGGCCGGCCAGAGCTGGACGAGGACCTCAGCGATCCGCCGATGGAACTGCGGACCCCCGGAGCGGGCACGCTGACCCAGCCGGTATGGATAGGTTTGCCCCGCGAGCAGGACTTCGACGACGAAGGCGAGCTCGGCTGGCAGACTGATGCTCTGTGCGCGCAGACTGACCCTGAGGCGTTCTTCCCCGAAAAGGGAGGCTCCACACGGGACGCCAAGAAGGTCTGCGGAGCGTGCAACGTCCGGTCCCAGTGCCTTGAATATGCTTTGGCGAACGATGAGCGCTTTGGTATTTGGGGAGGCCTCTCCGAACGTGAGCGCCGTCGGCTGAGGAAGCGAGCAGTCTAA